A part of Candidatus Neomarinimicrobiota bacterium genomic DNA contains:
- the mutL gene encoding DNA mismatch repair endonuclease MutL has translation MGKIHILSEDLKNKIAAGEVVERPASVVKELIENSIDAGAKNIDVLVSGGGNASVQVVDDGGGLESDDLKLAFNRHTTSKIESPDDLHRINTLGFRGEALASIASVSKVRAISTVNGGAGSEIAVKNGEISEPVPGSMAEGTLISVTDLFFSVPARRKFLKSAKVELRHVIQVVRRFALSYPEISFRLMADEREILSVRNETLNERIGKVFDPTYRQNILPVDYEKGPFKITGFVGNLNLVRKRGGEQFLFLKSRYIVDKLLNSAVYSAFRSLVSRGEFPFFVLNLEAPLDQVDVNVHPMKIEVRFQDEWRVYHTLKSAVETALTEIISTIPDLGRFESSDTDFATSRQDALSFKRTGESEATVGMQTVERAKEYVRSIQAQPESSEFVNLESIWQVHAKYIVSEIKSGLVVIDQHVAHERILFDKAIEALEGSPLPSQTLLFPEVVELPADDFSALIDLLPFLEKIGFRMKEFGKHTVLVEGVPSEMGWGNIRDILKDILDSYETEKKEHASFQEAVAASFACHAAVKAGDVLTKDEMQSLVDRLFATKHPYYCPHGRPIIVNLSLDELDRRFERN, from the coding sequence GTGGGCAAGATTCATATACTGTCAGAGGATCTGAAAAACAAGATCGCAGCCGGCGAGGTGGTGGAGCGGCCCGCCTCTGTGGTAAAAGAGCTCATCGAGAACAGTATCGACGCCGGAGCAAAGAACATCGACGTTTTGGTAAGTGGTGGTGGAAATGCTTCTGTGCAAGTCGTAGACGACGGCGGGGGACTCGAGAGCGATGATCTGAAGCTGGCTTTCAACCGTCATACCACTTCCAAGATTGAGTCGCCGGATGATCTGCACCGGATCAATACCCTCGGCTTCCGCGGTGAAGCGCTTGCCAGTATCGCCTCCGTCTCAAAAGTGAGAGCAATCTCAACCGTGAATGGTGGTGCCGGTTCGGAGATTGCAGTGAAAAATGGTGAAATATCAGAACCGGTTCCGGGTTCTATGGCAGAAGGGACGTTAATCTCAGTGACAGACCTTTTCTTCTCAGTGCCCGCACGCAGAAAGTTTCTGAAAAGTGCCAAAGTGGAGCTGAGGCACGTTATTCAGGTCGTCAGGAGATTTGCTCTCAGTTATCCTGAAATTTCCTTCCGCCTGATGGCTGATGAGAGGGAGATACTCTCTGTCCGGAATGAAACGCTGAACGAGAGAATCGGCAAAGTCTTTGATCCTACTTACAGACAGAACATTCTCCCCGTGGACTACGAGAAAGGACCTTTCAAGATTACCGGATTTGTGGGCAATCTGAACCTGGTAAGAAAGAGGGGAGGAGAACAGTTCCTGTTCCTTAAAAGTCGTTATATCGTCGATAAACTTTTGAATTCCGCTGTCTACTCGGCATTCCGTTCGCTCGTATCTCGGGGGGAGTTTCCTTTTTTTGTTCTGAACCTTGAAGCGCCGCTTGACCAGGTAGATGTAAATGTCCATCCCATGAAGATCGAAGTACGATTTCAAGATGAGTGGCGTGTCTATCATACCTTGAAGTCGGCCGTTGAGACTGCACTGACGGAGATTATCAGTACCATTCCTGATCTCGGCAGGTTTGAGTCGTCAGATACCGATTTCGCCACCTCCAGACAGGATGCTCTCTCTTTCAAGCGGACAGGGGAGTCGGAAGCAACCGTAGGAATGCAGACGGTGGAACGGGCCAAGGAATACGTGCGCTCAATTCAGGCTCAGCCGGAGAGTTCGGAGTTTGTCAATCTGGAGAGTATCTGGCAGGTTCACGCCAAGTATATCGTTTCTGAAATCAAGAGCGGTCTGGTAGTAATTGATCAGCATGTGGCACACGAGAGAATCCTGTTCGATAAGGCGATAGAGGCGCTGGAAGGATCACCGTTGCCGAGTCAGACTCTGCTCTTTCCTGAGGTGGTGGAACTGCCGGCCGATGACTTTTCCGCTTTGATAGACCTCTTACCATTCCTGGAAAAGATCGGATTCCGCATGAAGGAGTTTGGTAAGCATACTGTCCTTGTTGAAGGGGTTCCCTCTGAGATGGGTTGGGGAAACATACGCGATATATTAAAGGATATCCTTGATTCCTATGAGACAGAGAAGAAGGAGCACGCCTCATTTCAGGAAGCTGTAGCAGCTTCATTCGCCTGCCACGCGGCAGTGAAAGCAGGGGACGTCCTGACAAAAGATGAGATGCAGTCGCTGGTGGATCGTCTCTTCGCCACCAAGCATCCTTACTACTGTCCCCACGGGCGGCCGATCATCGTAAATCTCAGTCTCGATGAACTGGACCGGAGGTTTGAGAGGAATTGA